In Nerophis ophidion isolate RoL-2023_Sa linkage group LG03, RoL_Noph_v1.0, whole genome shotgun sequence, the following are encoded in one genomic region:
- the LOC133550220 gene encoding fos-related antigen 2-like gives MYQDYCGNYDTSSRGSSTSPAQPESFTSGSSTIGSPGSTSAYQKYRGDMPGSNSAFIPTINAITTSQDLQWMVQPTVITSMSNPYSRSHPYSHHLTNGQGLLGHNPMARPGVIRSIGDARGRRKRDEQLSPEEEEKRRVRRERNKLAAAKCRNRRRELTELLQGETEKLEEEKADLQKEIECLQKEKDKLEFMLVAHNPVCKLPTEDRHQPPAHQQQCGSLPLTMRPNMAPRAHMNHVVVKQEPDDMEAEVGKPQHSVIKPICLGGGCISGGMYCADGDSLNTPVVAASTPAAMPNAPNLIFTYPSMLEPDSPSPSSESCSKAHRRSSSSGDQSSDSLNSPTLLAL, from the exons ATGTACCAGGACTACTGCGGGAATTACGACACCTCGTCCCGCGGCAGCAGCACCTCTCCGGCCCAGCCCGAGTCCTTCACCAGCGGCAGCAGCACCATCGGCAGCCCCGGATCTACCTCCGCTTACCAG AAGTACAGGGGTGACATGCCCGGCTCCAACAGTGCCTTTATCCCCACAATCAATGCAATCACAACAAGCCAAGACCTGCAGTGGATGGTACAGCCTACAGTCATCACCTCCATGTCCAACCCGTACTCTCGCTCCCACCCGTACAGCCATCACCTGACTAACGGTCAGGGGCTGCTGGGACACAACCCTATGGCCCGTCCCGGGGTCATCCGCTCTATCGGGGACGCCAGGGGCCGACGCAAAAGGGATGAACAG CTCAGCCCAGAGGAAGAAGAGAAAAGAAGGGTGAGGCGTGAGAGGAACAAGTTGGCCGCCGCCAAGTGTCGCAACCGAAGGCGCGAGCTAACTGAGCTGTTGCAAGGG GAGACTGAGAAACTGGAAGAGGAGAAAGCAGACTTGCAGAAAGAGATCGAATGCCTCCAGAAGGAGAAAGACAAGCTGGAGTTCATGCTGGTGGCCCACAATCCCGTGTGCAAGCTGCCCACTGAGGACCGCCATCAACCTCCAGCACACCAGCAGCAGTGCGGGTCCCTGCCCCTAACCATGCGCCCCAACATGGCTCCCAGGGCACACATGAATCACGTGGTGGTGAAGCAGGAACCGGACGACATGGAAGCCGAGGTCGGTAAGCCCCAGCATTCCGTCATCAAGCCCATCTGCCTGGGCGGGGGTTGCATCAGTGGCGGGATGTACTGCGCCGACGGAGACAGCCTCAACACGCCGGTGGTGGCCGCGTCAACACCGGCCGCCATGCCCAACGCCCCGAACCTGATCTTCACCTACCCCAGCATGCTGGAGCCCGACAGCCCCTCGCCCTCCTCCGAGTCCTGCTCCAAAGCTCACCggcgcagcagcagcagcggcgaCCAGTCGTCAGACTCCCTCAACTCGCCCACACTCCTCGCCCTGTGA